The nucleotide sequence GACCGCCCCGGCCACGATTTCCGCTACGAGATCGACCCCGCCCGCAGCGAGGCCGCCCTCGGCTGGCGCGCCGCCCACGATTTCGAGGCCGGCCTCGCCCGCACCGTCGACTGGTATCTCGCCAACGAGACCTGGTGGCGCGCCATCCGCGCCCGCCGCTATGCCGGCCAGCGGCTCGGTACCGCCGCATGATCCGCAAGGGAATCATCCTCGCCGGCGGCTCCGGCACCCGCCTGCACCCCTCCACCCTCGCCGCCTCGAAGCAGCTCCTCCCCGTCTACGACAAGCCGATGGTCTACTATCCGCTGTCGACCCTGCTGCTCGCCGGCATCCGCGACCTGCTGCTGATCTCCACCCCGCAGGACCTGCCCCAGTTCCGCCGCCTGCTCGGCGACGGCGGCCAATACGGCATCCATATCGACTATGCCGCCCAGCCCTCGCCCGACGGTCTCGCCCAGGCCTTCCTGATCGGCGAGGACTGGCTCGCCGGCGAGGCCTGCGCCCTCGCCCTCGGCGACAACCTCATCCACGCCGATCATCTCTCGCTCGCGCTGCGCCAGGCCGCCGGCCGGGAGGCCGGCGCCACCGTCTTCGCCTACCAGGTGCGCGATCCCGAGCGCTACGGCGTCGTCACCTTCGACGATGCCGGCCGCCCCATCGACATCGTCGAGAAACCCACCGCCCCCGCCTCCAGCTGGGCGGTCACCGGCCTCTATTTCTACGATCGCCGGGTCAGCGAATTCGCCCACCGCATCCGCCCCTCCGCACGCGGCGAGCTCGAGATCACCGATCTCAACCGCCTCTATCTCGACGACGGCTCCCTCACCGTCGAGCGCCTCGGCCGCGGCACCGCCTGGCTCGACGCCGGAACCCCCGACTCCCTGCTCCAGGCCGCCACCTTCGTGCAGACCATCCAGGCTCGCCAGGGACAGCTCGTCGGCTGCCCCGAGGAAGTCGCCTTCCGCATGGGCTTCATCGACGCCGAAACCCTCCGCCGCCACGCCACACGCCTCGGCAAGACCGATCTCGGCCGCCTCCTGC is from Acidiphilium multivorum AIU301 and encodes:
- the rfbA gene encoding glucose-1-phosphate thymidylyltransferase RfbA, which produces MIRKGIILAGGSGTRLHPSTLAASKQLLPVYDKPMVYYPLSTLLLAGIRDLLLISTPQDLPQFRRLLGDGGQYGIHIDYAAQPSPDGLAQAFLIGEDWLAGEACALALGDNLIHADHLSLALRQAAGREAGATVFAYQVRDPERYGVVTFDDAGRPIDIVEKPTAPASSWAVTGLYFYDRRVSEFAHRIRPSARGELEITDLNRLYLDDGSLTVERLGRGTAWLDAGTPDSLLQAATFVQTIQARQGQLVGCPEEVAFRMGFIDAETLRRHATRLGKTDLGRLLHELADGDTP